From Camelina sativa cultivar DH55 chromosome 7, Cs, whole genome shotgun sequence, one genomic window encodes:
- the LOC104701529 gene encoding transcription factor BIM2 isoform X1 — MRTGKGNQEEEDYGEEDFSSKREGPSSNTTVHSNNNNRDAKENDKASAIRSKHSVTEQRRRSKINERFQILRELIPNSEQKRDTASFLLEVIDYVQYLQERVQKYEGSYPGWSQEPTKLTPWRNNHWRVQSLANHPVAINNGSGPGISFPAKFEENAVASTPAIVAEPQIPIESDNGRAITGKPIESQPELDDKGLPPVQPILPLVQGEQANECPATSDVLGQSNDLVIEGGTISISSAYSHELLSSLTQALQNAGIDLSHAKLSVQIDLGKRANQGLTHDEPSSKNPLSSDTQARDPSFEEESEQSHKRMKTL; from the exons ATGAGAACCGGAAAAGGaaatcaagaggaagaagattacGGTGAAGAAGACTTTAGCTCTAAACGTGAAGGTCCTTCTTCCAACACTACTGTtcatagcaacaacaacaacagag ATGCAAAGGAAAATGATAAAGCTAGTGCGATACGTTCTAAGCATTCAGTCACTGAGCAAcggagaagaagcaaaatcaatGAAAG ATTTCAGATATTGAGAGAGCTAATTCCCAACAGTGAACAAAAAAGAGATACTGCTTCTTTCCTTTTAGAG GTGATAGATTATGTCCAGTATTTACAAGAGAGGGTGCAAAAGTATGAAGGATCGTATCCAGGATGGAGTCAGGAACCAACTAAGTTGACACCATGG AGGAATAATCACTGGCGAGTTCAGAGTTTGGCGAACCACCCAGTAGCTATAAATAATGGATCTGGTCCAGGGATATCTTTTCCTGCAAAGTTTGAAGAAAACGCTGTGGCTTCTACACCTGCAATCGTTGCAGAACCGCAAATCCCGATTGAGTCTGACAATGGAAGAGCTATAACCGGCAAACCGATTGAAAGTCAACCTGAGTTAGACGACAAAGGATTACCACCAGTTCAACCAATTCTTCCGTTGGTACAAGGTGAACAAGCTAATGAATGTCCTGCTACTAGTGATGTGCTAGGCCAAAGTAATGACCTGGTTATTGAAGGTGGAACCATTAGCATCTCTAGTGCCTACTCGCATGA GTTATTGAGCTCATTAACACAAGCTCTCCAGAACGCTGGAATTGATTTGTCGCATGCAAAACTTTCCGTCCAGATTGATCTCGGGAAACGAGCCAATCAAGGACTAACTCATGACGAGCCATCAAGTAAG AATCCATTATCATCTGATACACAAGCAAGAGATCCAAGCTTTGAGGAAGAATCTGAACAGTCTCATAAGCGCATGAAAACACTGTGA
- the LOC104701529 gene encoding transcription factor BIM2 isoform X2: MRTGKGNQEEEDYGEEDFSSKREGPSSNTTVHSNNNNRDAKENDKASAIRSKHSVTEQRRRSKINERFQILRELIPNSEQKRDTASFLLEVIDYVQYLQERVQKYEGSYPGWSQEPTKLTPWRNNHWRVQSLANHPVAINNGSGPGISFPAKFEENAVASTPAIVAEPQIPIESDNGRAITGKPIESQPELDDKGLPPVQPILPLVQGEQANECPATSDVLGQSNDLVIEGGTISISSAYSHELLSSLTQALQNAGIDLSHAKLSVQIDLGKRANQGLTHDEPSKSIII; this comes from the exons ATGAGAACCGGAAAAGGaaatcaagaggaagaagattacGGTGAAGAAGACTTTAGCTCTAAACGTGAAGGTCCTTCTTCCAACACTACTGTtcatagcaacaacaacaacagag ATGCAAAGGAAAATGATAAAGCTAGTGCGATACGTTCTAAGCATTCAGTCACTGAGCAAcggagaagaagcaaaatcaatGAAAG ATTTCAGATATTGAGAGAGCTAATTCCCAACAGTGAACAAAAAAGAGATACTGCTTCTTTCCTTTTAGAG GTGATAGATTATGTCCAGTATTTACAAGAGAGGGTGCAAAAGTATGAAGGATCGTATCCAGGATGGAGTCAGGAACCAACTAAGTTGACACCATGG AGGAATAATCACTGGCGAGTTCAGAGTTTGGCGAACCACCCAGTAGCTATAAATAATGGATCTGGTCCAGGGATATCTTTTCCTGCAAAGTTTGAAGAAAACGCTGTGGCTTCTACACCTGCAATCGTTGCAGAACCGCAAATCCCGATTGAGTCTGACAATGGAAGAGCTATAACCGGCAAACCGATTGAAAGTCAACCTGAGTTAGACGACAAAGGATTACCACCAGTTCAACCAATTCTTCCGTTGGTACAAGGTGAACAAGCTAATGAATGTCCTGCTACTAGTGATGTGCTAGGCCAAAGTAATGACCTGGTTATTGAAGGTGGAACCATTAGCATCTCTAGTGCCTACTCGCATGA GTTATTGAGCTCATTAACACAAGCTCTCCAGAACGCTGGAATTGATTTGTCGCATGCAAAACTTTCCGTCCAGATTGATCTCGGGAAACGAGCCAATCAAGGACTAACTCATGACGAGCCATCAA AATCCATTATCATCTGA
- the LOC104701531 gene encoding uncharacterized protein LOC104701531, protein MTTISLLRRTTKSSPTISSLLSLAISSFSTQCFVRRTASLSVPTEAPPAPKKIPFTVSTHGITRQDPYRWMKNTEDTDFADYVQRENAYAQAFMADTEALRRDLVSEMKTRIPEEIFTPPERWGPWLYRQYIPKGKEYPLLCRRLDKVETNWLSGLFRGGEEEEEVVLDWNQIAEQYGYVHIGVCRVSPDHNYLAYTVDPEGGERFLLQIKDLRTGLLVPRLEVDGVVSLAWALDGVTLFYTVADECQRPHRVVVTNVESDGRDDTVVFTEKDSSFCVDITTTKDGKFVTINSNSRTSSEVYIVNADKPMANLRRTRERVPGVQCFLEHHNGFFYILTNSPSNATSEWSGEGYYLTRCLVEELEASDWQIVFCPNDEVLIQDMDMFNDYLVLFLNKNGFPMLCSIDMPVKANMKHMDDLNPWYFPLPPDQCSVAPGSNHNFQSSIYRVVLSSPVMPDTIVDYDVSRRLFSIVQQERGVIGNSDSSTPWYPADGSIENRCQLDDRTSEEQDGQLDSRMHKWEGLSDAYVCERQEVSSHDGVEVPLTILYSREASKKSESPGMLICYGAYGEALDKSWCTNRLSMLDRGWVIAFADVRGGGGRDFSWHKSGTGSLKQSSIQDFIHSANYLIEKGYVHRHHLAAIGYSAGAILPAAAMNMHPSLFRAAILKVPFVDVLNTLSDSKLPLTLLDHEEFGNPDIQTDFRSILSYSPYDNIRRDVCYPSMHVTTSFHDSRVGVWEGAKWVAKIRESTCEDCSRAVILRTNMNGGHFGEGGRYAQCEETAFDYAFLIKIMGHHNNR, encoded by the exons ATGACGACAATATCTCTTCTCCGGCGTACCACCAAGTCGTCGCCGACAATATCATCACTCTTGTCTCTGGCGATTTCATCTTTCTCGACGCAATGTTTTGTTCGACGAACAGCATCACTCTCTGTTCCAACGGAAGCTCCTCCGGCTCCAAAGAAGATCCCCTTCACGGTCTCGACCCACGGAATCACAAGGCAAGATCCTTACCGTTGGATGAAGAATACAGAAGATACCGATTTCGCCGACTACGTCCAGCGTGAGAACGCGTACGCTCAAGCTTTCATGGCTGACACAGAAGCCTTAAGGCGTGATTTAGTCTCCGAGATGAAAACTCGTATTCCGGAAGAGATTTTCACACCTCCTGAGCGTTGGGGACCATG GTTATATAGGCAATACATACCCAAAGGAAAAGAGTACCCACTTCTGTGTAGGAGATTGGACAAGGTTGAAACAAATTGGCTCTCTGGTCTTTTtcgtggaggagaagaagaagaagaagttgtgcTTGACTGGAATCAAATTGCAGAGCAGTACG GTTATGTTCACATTGGGGTTTGTCGGGTTTCACCTGATCATAACTATCTTGCGTACACGGTTGATCCCGAGGGAGGTGAACGTTTCCTTCTTCAAATTAAGGATTTGAGAACCGGTCTTTTAGTTCCGAGGTTGGAAGTTGATGGAGTTGTTAGCTTGGCATGGGCTTTAGATGGAGTCACCTTGTTTTATACTGTTGCAGATGAATGCCAAAGACCTCACAG GGTTGTTGTTACAAATGTTGAATCAGATGGGAGAGATGATACCGTAGTGTTTACAGAAAAGGATTCCAGTTTCTGTGTAGACATAACGACCACAAAAGATGGCAAGTTTGTTACTATCAATTCGAACTCAAGGACTTCATCCGAG GTTTATATTGTAAATGCTGATAAGCCAATGGCCAATTTACGAAGAACTCGTGAACGAGTCCCTGGCGTGCAGTGTTTTTTGGAACACCACAATGGGTTCTTTTACATTCTTACAAATTCTCCCTCAAATGCAACTAGTGAGTGGTCTGGTGAAGGCTATTATTTAACTAGATGCTTAGTGGAAGAACTTGAAGCATCTGACTGGCag ATTGTTTTCTGCCCAAATGATGAAGTGTTAATACAAGATATGGACATGTTCAATGACTACCTGGTGCTTTTTCTTAATAAGAATGGCTTCCCTATGCTATGTTCTATTGATATGCCCGTAAAAGCAAATATGAAG CATATGGATGATCTTAATCCCTGGTATTTCCCTCTTCCACCTGATCAATGCAGTGTTGCGCCAGGTTCAAACCACAACTTTCAGAGCTCTATATACCGAGTGGTGCTTTCATCTCCTGTG ATGCCTGACACTATCGTCGACTATGATGTGTCAAGACGATTGTTCTCAATTGTGCAACAGGAGAGAGGGGTTATAGGTAATTCTGATAGTAGTACGCCATGGTACCCTGCAGATGGTTCGATAGAGAACAGATGTCAACTTGATGATAGAACGAGTGAGGAACAAGATGGTCAGTTAGATTCTCGAATGCATAAGTGGGAGGGTTTATCTGATGCATATGTTTGTGAAAGACAAGAAGTTTCTTCACATGATGGAGTTGAAGTCCCTCTTACAATTCTGTATTCACGAGAAGCATCGAAGAAGAGTGAATCACCGGGAATGTTGATATGTTATGGTGCGTATGGAGAAGCTTTGGACAAAAGCTGGTGCACAAATCGATTGAGTATGCTTGATCGTGGATGGGTTATTGCCTTTGCTGATGTGAG GGGAGGAGGTGGTAGGGATTTTTCATGGCACAAATCCGGAACTGGATCGTTGAAACAAAGCTCAATCCAAGACTTCATACATAGTGCGAATTATCTAATCGAAAAGGGTTATGTGCATAGACACCATCTTGCTGCTATTGGGTACAGCGCAGGAGCTATCCTTCCAGCTGCAGCCATGAATATGCACCCGAGTCTATTTAGAGCTGCAATTTTGAAG GTTCCTTTCGTAGACGTGTTAAACACATTATCAGATTCAAAATTACCTCTCACACTCTTGGACCATGAAGAATTTGGGAATCCGGACATTCAAACCGACTTCCGATCCATCCTTAGCTATTCTCCATATGATAACATACGCAGAGATGTTTGCTATCCGTCCATGCATGTCACAACTTCGTTTCATGACTCAAG GGTTGGAGTATGGGAAGGTGCAAAATGGGTGGCTAAGATACGGGAGAGTACGTGCGAGGACTGCTCACGAGCTGTGATTCTGAGAACAAATATGAATGGGGGCCATTTCGGTGAAGGTGGTCGGTATGCTCAATGCGAAGAGACTGCATTTGATTATGCTtttcttatcaaaattatggGTCATCACAACAATCGATGA
- the LOC104701530 gene encoding uncharacterized protein LOC104701530 isoform X2 → MEDLWKRAKSFAEEAAKKSQTITLQSSSTTFVNLVSETAKKSKEFALEASKKADSLNVSEFVAETAKKSKEFAAEVSTKADQLKVVALKQADQIQNIKSIADIIPPFGGGSGSSGGSVISESELVSFGITDDLREFVKGLTSATFQAFPEQDESSEVSDLETSASNVRKDLSEWQERHATLVLGSVKQISKLRYELCPRVMKERRFWRIYFTLVSTHVAPYERKYMEELRNKAESKEEEAKKSPGAEGTETGEKNVAKSRTSTASSEQDLDTFLLGDLEDSDEAPDDDDNGDDGGSLGDDDFDKIGNSDAEEEKETNAAKA, encoded by the exons atggaagaTCTATGGAAGAGAGCGAAATCGTTTGCAGAAGAAGCAGCGAAGAAGTCTCAAACCATAACGCTACAATCATCTTCAACAACCTTCGTCAATCTCGTCTCCGAAACCGCTAAAAAGTCCAAAGAGTTCGCTCTCGAAGCTTCTAAGAAAGCCGATTCGCTCAACGTCTCCGAGTTCGTGGCCGAGACGGCGAAGAAATCCAAGGAGTTCGCCGCCGAGGTTTCAACCAAAGCGGATCAGCTCAAAGTCGTTGCGTTGAAGCAAGCTGATCAGATCCAGAATATTAAATCTATTGCCGACATTATACCTCCGTTTGGGGGAGGATCAGGATCTAGTGGTGGCTCTGTGATCTCTGAATCTGAGCTTGTTAGCTTTGGTATCACCGATGATTTGAGAGAGTTTGTTAAAGGTTTGACGTCTGCTACGTTCCAGGCTTTTCCTGAACAAG ATGAATCGTCGGAAGTTTCTGATTTGGAAACAAGTGCGTCTAATGTTCGGAAGGATCTATCGGAGTGGCAGGAGAGACATGCCACTCTTGTTCTTGGTTCTGTCAAG CAAATTTCGAAGTTAAGATATGAGTTATGCCCACGAGTCATGAAAGAAAGGAGGTTCTGGAGGATTTACTTTACCTTAGTGAGCACTCATGTTGCACC ATATGAGAGGAAGTACATGGAGGAACTTAGGAACAAAGCAGAgagtaaagaggaagaagctaagAAGAGCCCAGGGGCTGAAGGAACAGAAACAGGTGAAAAGAATGTCGCAAAAAGCAGAACATCTACTGCATCCTCTGAGCAAGATCTTGACACATTCCTCCTGGGAGATTTAGAAGACAGTGACGAAGCTCCCG atgatgatgataatggtgaTGATGGAGGAAGCCTGGGTGATGATGACTTCGACAAGATTGGCAACTCT GAtgccgaagaagaaaaagaaacaaatgcagCAAAGGCAtag
- the LOC104701530 gene encoding uncharacterized protein LOC104701530 isoform X1: MEDLWKRAKSFAEEAAKKSQTITLQSSSTTFVNLVSETAKKSKEFALEASKKADSLNVSEFVAETAKKSKEFAAEVSTKADQLKVVALKQADQIQNIKSIADIIPPFGGGSGSSGGSVISESELVSFGITDDLREFVKGLTSATFQAFPEQDESSEVSDLETSASNVRKDLSEWQERHATLVLGSVKQISKLRYELCPRVMKERRFWRIYFTLVSTHVAPYERKYMEELRNKAESKEEEAKKSPGAEGTETGEKNVAKSRTSTASSEQDLDTFLLGDLEDSDEAPDDDDDDNGDDGGSLGDDDFDKIGNSDAEEEKETNAAKA, encoded by the exons atggaagaTCTATGGAAGAGAGCGAAATCGTTTGCAGAAGAAGCAGCGAAGAAGTCTCAAACCATAACGCTACAATCATCTTCAACAACCTTCGTCAATCTCGTCTCCGAAACCGCTAAAAAGTCCAAAGAGTTCGCTCTCGAAGCTTCTAAGAAAGCCGATTCGCTCAACGTCTCCGAGTTCGTGGCCGAGACGGCGAAGAAATCCAAGGAGTTCGCCGCCGAGGTTTCAACCAAAGCGGATCAGCTCAAAGTCGTTGCGTTGAAGCAAGCTGATCAGATCCAGAATATTAAATCTATTGCCGACATTATACCTCCGTTTGGGGGAGGATCAGGATCTAGTGGTGGCTCTGTGATCTCTGAATCTGAGCTTGTTAGCTTTGGTATCACCGATGATTTGAGAGAGTTTGTTAAAGGTTTGACGTCTGCTACGTTCCAGGCTTTTCCTGAACAAG ATGAATCGTCGGAAGTTTCTGATTTGGAAACAAGTGCGTCTAATGTTCGGAAGGATCTATCGGAGTGGCAGGAGAGACATGCCACTCTTGTTCTTGGTTCTGTCAAG CAAATTTCGAAGTTAAGATATGAGTTATGCCCACGAGTCATGAAAGAAAGGAGGTTCTGGAGGATTTACTTTACCTTAGTGAGCACTCATGTTGCACC ATATGAGAGGAAGTACATGGAGGAACTTAGGAACAAAGCAGAgagtaaagaggaagaagctaagAAGAGCCCAGGGGCTGAAGGAACAGAAACAGGTGAAAAGAATGTCGCAAAAAGCAGAACATCTACTGCATCCTCTGAGCAAGATCTTGACACATTCCTCCTGGGAGATTTAGAAGACAGTGACGAAGCTCCCG atgatgatgatgatgataatggtgaTGATGGAGGAAGCCTGGGTGATGATGACTTCGACAAGATTGGCAACTCT GAtgccgaagaagaaaaagaaacaaatgcagCAAAGGCAtag